The following proteins are co-located in the Myxocyprinus asiaticus isolate MX2 ecotype Aquarium Trade chromosome 44, UBuf_Myxa_2, whole genome shotgun sequence genome:
- the LOC127434327 gene encoding proteasome activator complex subunit 1-like, translating to MTSLDMSPASKKQVDGFALKITKEAEQMVSSLFPEKIAEMDNLLQDSFSLKDLSVIKAPLDIPIPDPAKEELKRKKKEEKKAKEGKKDEAKEEEDEGPPCGPIACNETVEKLIKQIKPEIQTVQECLNTVSMWIQLQIPKIEDGNNFGVAVQEKVFELLTNTRTKIEGFQTQISKYYSERGDAVAKASKQPHVGDFRQLVHELDKHQYCELRIVVLEIRNTYAVLYDVITKNLDKIRKPRGDLSSKALIY from the exons ATGACTTCCTTAGACATGAGTCCCGCGTCCAAAAAACAG GTGGATGGATTTGCCCTAAAAATTACCAAGGAG GCCGAACAGATGGTCTCAAGCCTCTTCCCAGAGAAGATTGCAGAGATGGACAACCTGTTGCAG gATTCCTTTAGTCTGAAGGATCTGTCTGTCATCAAGGCTCCTCTGGATATCCCAATCCCAGACCCTGCCAAAGAAGAGCTCAAGAGGAAGAAGAAAGAAGAG AAAAAGGCCAAAGAGGGAAAGAAGGATGAGGCTAAAGAAGAAGAGGATGAAG GCCCTCCCTGTGGTCCCATCGCCTGCAATGAGACAGTAGAGAAACTCATCAAACAGATCAAGCCTGAAATTCAGACTGTACAGGAGTGTCTTAACACG GTGTCGATGTGGATACAGTTACAGATCCCCAAAATTGAAGATGGGAACAATTTTGGAGTTGCTGTACAG GAAAAAGTTTTTGAATTGCTTACCAATACTCGTACCAAGATCGAGGGATTCCAGACACAGATTTCTAA GTACTACAGTGAGAGGGGAGATGCTGTAGCCAAGGCTTCCAAACAGCCACATGTG GGAGATTTCAGGCAGCTTGTCCATGAACTGGATAAGCACCAATACTGTGAATTACGCATCGTAGTCCTGGAGATTCGCAACACTTAC GCTGTCTTGTATGATGTTATCACCAAGAATCTTGACAAGATTAGGAAACCCAGAGGAGACTTATCATCTAAAGCACTTATCTACTGA
- the LOC127434321 gene encoding fat storage-inducing transmembrane protein 1-like: MHWKYCPEQKQMDLCGLMEILRRIQNSSIKLLLSALVVVTDLTAGVLGHLLFRQHFHFLLSVIVLFGPVLSLWVSKYSIFGNKNHYLYRVFLHSCWGWTCVFCGSFVFLLSYCTSNSLIQSIRHLSRLAVAGILWSLLRRVLSFLVDASGSCFETLHTTTEVHGNPMKLLESETDIRGPLLLLRQEKGKAACLKAGLQWQGCEVSDDILILCLCCLILAEEIGVFEPCLALGKPLGSPLRILFLLCVLLLNLWIFLILCLLAHFPQFPSQLVGGALGYLGWKGLSMGWYTLKPDWFCQCLGRPGALYVYTTCNTPSNGHIA, translated from the exons TACGGAGGATTCAAAACTCTAGCATCAAACTTCTACTCTCAGCTCTGGTGGTGGTTACTGATCTCACAGCTGGAGTACTTGGTCATTTGTTATtcagacagcattttcatttcctTCTTTCTGTGATAGTGTTGTTTGGACCTGTTCTGAGTCTTTGGGTCTCCAAGTACAGCATATTTGGCAACAAGAACCACTACCTGTACAG GGTATTCCTGCATTCATGCTGGGGCTGGACCTGTGTATTTTGTGGCTCCTTCGTCTTTCTTCTGTCATACTGCACCAGTAACTCCCTAATTCAATCTATTCGTCATCTCTCTCGGCTTGCTGTGGCTGGCATTCTCTGGTCTCTGTTACGCCGTGTACTCTCCTTTCTGGTGGATGCCTCAGGAAGCTGCTTTGAGACACTCCATACCACCACAGAAGTCCATGGGAACCCCATGAAGCTCCTAGAGTCAGAAACAGACATTAGAGGCCCTTTGTTGCTACTGAGGCAGGAAAAGGGCAAAGCAGCCTGCCTCAAAGCAGGGCTACAGTGGCAGGGATGTGAGGTATCTGATGATATCTTGATTCTGTGCTTATGTTGTTTGATTCTTGCAGAGGAAATTGGTGTTTTTGAACCATGCTTGGCTCTAGGGAAGCCTCTAGGGTCGCCACTAAGGATACTCTTCctgttgtgtgtgttgttgttaaATCTCTGGATTTTCCTGATTCTCTGCTTGCTGGCACACTTTCCACAGTTCCCCTCCCAGCTGGTTGGGGGAGCTCTAGGGTATCTGGGGTGGAAGGGACTTTCTATGGGCTGGTACACTTTGAAGCCAGACTGGTTCTGCCAGTGTCTTGGAAGACCAGGAGCTTTGTATGTGTACACCACATGTAATACTCCATCAAATGGGCACATTGCATAA